A genomic segment from Lujinxingia sediminis encodes:
- a CDS encoding lysophospholipid acyltransferase family protein, whose product MSRLYRVTRRLLRRAVRYYFSEIQASGQELIPHSGPLIFAANHPNSIMDTVLLGTQTRRQIRYMARSGLFKNLAARTLFHEFGVIPIYRAEDGGGTSQNADSFEEAYRALEEGGCIGIFPEGRNSLERKIRELKTGTARIALAVEARNGFTLGTRIQPVGLNFEDRDRVHSRVLLRFGEPIEVKGYAEQYHQAPREAVRELTARLQEEMRRLSTHIQDERDHALVADIAAMYGTELQAQLARGEDIAPELYDRLDRPTLPSEKAPRESTDLEARFELEQRIANTVAHYQHQAPARVARVRMDVRRYRDHLAQLKLRDGLLAENPLHRPRHREALKLTLLVVLFGPLAIFGFLNNVLPALLVRAVARRAPDEPIVAIAGFVAGLIAFPLFYALQARALWVHTDLSPWWIALYVLSLPTAGLAFLRWWRRVRVYRDRILFRTFFRTRRNLLDAVERERQSLITTFEDLHASYVREHRLLQGSARGASLPVPPPTEGQEQR is encoded by the coding sequence ATGTCTCGACTCTACCGCGTAACCCGACGCCTCTTACGTCGAGCTGTCAGGTACTATTTCTCGGAGATTCAGGCCTCCGGTCAGGAGCTCATTCCACACAGCGGACCGCTGATCTTTGCGGCCAACCACCCCAACTCCATCATGGACACGGTACTGCTCGGCACCCAGACTCGCCGCCAGATCCGCTACATGGCGCGCAGCGGACTTTTTAAAAATCTGGCCGCCCGCACGCTCTTTCACGAGTTCGGAGTGATCCCGATCTACCGCGCCGAAGACGGTGGGGGCACGTCCCAGAACGCCGACAGCTTTGAAGAGGCCTACCGCGCGCTTGAAGAAGGCGGCTGCATCGGCATCTTTCCCGAGGGGCGAAATTCGCTGGAGCGCAAGATCCGGGAGCTGAAAACGGGCACGGCGCGTATCGCGCTGGCCGTCGAGGCGCGCAACGGCTTTACGCTGGGCACCCGCATTCAGCCGGTCGGACTGAACTTCGAGGATCGCGATCGTGTGCACTCCCGGGTGCTGCTTCGCTTCGGCGAGCCGATTGAGGTCAAAGGGTATGCCGAGCAGTACCACCAGGCCCCCCGGGAGGCGGTGCGCGAGCTGACCGCGCGGCTACAAGAAGAGATGCGCCGGCTCTCCACGCACATTCAGGACGAGCGCGATCATGCGCTGGTGGCCGACATCGCCGCGATGTACGGCACCGAGCTCCAGGCCCAGCTGGCCCGGGGCGAAGACATTGCCCCGGAGCTCTACGATCGCCTCGACCGCCCCACTCTCCCCTCGGAGAAGGCCCCCCGGGAGAGCACCGATCTGGAGGCCCGCTTTGAGCTTGAGCAGCGCATTGCCAACACCGTGGCGCACTATCAGCACCAGGCCCCCGCGCGGGTGGCCCGGGTTCGTATGGATGTTCGCCGCTACCGCGATCATCTCGCGCAGCTGAAATTGCGTGACGGACTGCTGGCCGAGAACCCCCTGCATCGCCCCCGTCACCGCGAGGCGCTCAAGCTGACCCTGCTGGTCGTGCTCTTTGGGCCGCTGGCCATCTTTGGGTTTCTCAACAACGTGCTTCCCGCGCTGCTGGTCCGCGCGGTGGCCAGACGCGCCCCCGATGAGCCCATCGTCGCCATCGCCGGCTTTGTCGCCGGCCTGATCGCATTTCCTCTCTTCTATGCCTTGCAGGCCCGGGCGCTCTGGGTGCACACCGATCTCTCCCCCTGGTGGATCGCCCTCTACGTGCTCAGCCTACCGACGGCCGGGCTGGCCTTTTTGCGCTGGTGGCGAAGGGTCCGCGTCTACCGCGATCGCATTCTCTTTCGCACCTTCTTTCGCACCCGTCGCAACCTTCTCGACGCCGTGGAACGCGAACGTCAGAGCCTCATCACCACCTTTGAGGACCTTCACGCCAGCTACGTTCGGGAACACCGTCTGCTGCAAGGCTCCGCGCGTGGGGCATCGCTCCCCGTGCCACCGCCCACCGAGGGTCAGGAGCAGCGCTGA
- a CDS encoding glutathione S-transferase C-terminal domain-containing protein has product MPLTQPLFLYQLPPALGLPFSESPPCAKVEIYLRLTHTPYEARIGDTRTSPNKMVPFMRWPDGRLQAESSDIIAQLEANSGLLSPSQRALDPGLDPARLSLARELARVIEEVAYDACLHDRFTSPEGWRHQRPITRKLVAHFVPAPFAPAAAEVVRLQQVRRAARGPMRHPSRGYRMACDAIDRTEALLASHPYLGGERPSTADCSIWAHLIHTAATPNDSPTRRTLRRSKPLLDWLARLSADAGWPLDPGLIGGER; this is encoded by the coding sequence ATGCCCCTGACTCAACCCCTCTTCCTCTACCAACTCCCCCCCGCGCTGGGCCTGCCTTTCAGCGAGAGTCCCCCCTGCGCCAAGGTCGAGATTTACCTGCGCCTGACCCACACGCCCTATGAGGCGCGCATCGGCGACACCCGCACCTCGCCAAATAAAATGGTGCCCTTTATGCGCTGGCCCGACGGCCGCCTGCAGGCCGAGTCCTCCGACATCATCGCGCAGCTGGAGGCCAACTCCGGCCTGCTCAGCCCCTCGCAGCGCGCGCTTGACCCGGGCCTCGACCCCGCGCGCCTCAGCCTGGCCCGCGAGCTCGCCAGGGTCATCGAAGAGGTCGCCTATGACGCCTGCCTCCACGACCGCTTCACCTCCCCGGAGGGCTGGCGCCACCAGCGCCCCATCACCCGCAAGCTCGTCGCCCATTTCGTGCCCGCCCCCTTTGCGCCGGCCGCCGCCGAGGTGGTCCGCCTCCAGCAGGTCCGCCGCGCGGCCCGCGGCCCCATGCGCCACCCCTCCCGCGGCTACCGCATGGCCTGCGACGCTATCGACCGCACCGAAGCCCTCCTCGCCAGCCACCCCTACCTCGGCGGCGAACGCCCCTCCACCGCCGACTGCTCCATCTGGGCCCACCTCATCCACACCGCCGCAACCCCCAACGACTCCCCCACTCGCCGCACCCTGCGCCGCTCCAAGCCGCTCCTCGACTGGCTTGCACGCCTGAGCGCCGACGCTGGCTGGCCCCTGGACCCGGGGCTGATCGGCGGCGAGCGTTGA
- a CDS encoding ZIP family metal transporter, which translates to MPDWLLVLALATITALATGLGPLPLIWVKAENKTLLAHGTAIAAGLMLSASFNLIGEGLATGVWRTVGGLLLGLTFIYFSDRWLEGRDIEFADLKGAGATQALIFLGVMTLHSFAEGISVGVAFGGGQAFGIFIALAIAVHNIPEGLAIGVSMVPRGMPWWKASLWSIFSSLPQPLLALPAYLFVEAFKPALPVGLGIAAGAMIWMVAAELIPNALKDGDRMPIAATLTVSVAAMTAFQALLGGG; encoded by the coding sequence ATGCCCGATTGGCTCCTCGTCCTGGCACTCGCCACGATCACCGCCCTCGCCACGGGGCTTGGGCCCCTGCCCCTTATCTGGGTCAAAGCGGAGAACAAAACGCTGCTCGCTCACGGCACGGCCATTGCCGCCGGCCTGATGCTTTCGGCGAGTTTTAATTTGATTGGGGAGGGCCTCGCCACGGGGGTATGGCGGACGGTGGGGGGGCTGCTTCTCGGCCTGACCTTCATTTACTTCAGCGACCGCTGGCTCGAAGGCCGGGACATCGAATTCGCCGACCTCAAGGGTGCCGGCGCAACTCAGGCGCTGATCTTTCTGGGCGTGATGACCCTTCATTCCTTCGCCGAAGGCATCAGCGTCGGGGTGGCCTTTGGCGGGGGCCAGGCTTTTGGAATCTTCATCGCGCTGGCCATCGCGGTCCACAACATCCCCGAAGGGCTGGCCATTGGCGTGAGCATGGTCCCCCGGGGCATGCCCTGGTGGAAGGCCTCCCTCTGGAGCATTTTTTCCAGCCTCCCCCAGCCCCTTCTGGCGCTCCCGGCCTATCTTTTCGTCGAAGCCTTTAAGCCCGCACTTCCCGTCGGCCTGGGCATTGCCGCCGGCGCCATGATCTGGATGGTCGCCGCCGAGCTCATCCCCAACGCCCTCAAAGATGGCGATCGCATGCCCATCGCCGCCACCCTCACCGTCTCAGTCGCGGCGATGACGGCGTTTCAGGCCCTTTTGGGTGGGGGCTAA
- a CDS encoding IS701 family transposase yields the protein MDISNLTSSCADLESFCNFVFSDCSGKPLRTNLWACVEARLSTAKRKTHQPAGIQLAATPDMACGLRQKLNRTTLSTRWSDDQARHRLLEVARQHVGRPVALIIDDTGFIKKGNKSPGVQRQYCGKAGKRENCQLVVSTHLSGWNCSQPLQAELYLPEVWINDLERRREAGIPDEIEFRTKPQIALEQVDWILAAGLPPQIILADAGYGNSGPFREGLRERRLEYVVAIQPSTSVWRPGQGPDPLPETNPSSGRRQTRRYPGTFEPVSVRALADELDAHHFKMYRLRRGRHRMREVRAAAIRLHTAPKAYHGCEPGPEEWLIVIWPPGKPEPTDFFLSNMGRRVHPKRVIELGCLRWRVERDYQDMKQDVGMEHYEGRTWVGWNHHLTICMAAFAFLAIQRKLFPPETPRIDRVGAQANHREPGP from the coding sequence ATGGATATTTCAAACCTCACATCCTCGTGCGCAGATCTCGAATCGTTCTGCAACTTCGTCTTCAGCGACTGCTCGGGCAAACCGCTCAGGACCAATCTTTGGGCGTGCGTCGAGGCGCGGCTATCGACGGCCAAACGAAAGACCCATCAGCCGGCGGGGATTCAACTGGCTGCGACGCCCGATATGGCCTGTGGACTTCGCCAGAAGCTCAATCGCACCACGCTCAGTACGCGGTGGTCCGATGATCAGGCGCGCCACAGGCTCCTGGAGGTCGCCCGACAGCACGTCGGCCGACCGGTCGCCCTGATCATTGATGACACCGGTTTCATCAAAAAGGGCAACAAATCTCCCGGTGTTCAGCGTCAGTACTGTGGCAAGGCCGGCAAGCGAGAGAATTGTCAGCTCGTCGTCAGCACACACCTTTCGGGTTGGAACTGCTCGCAGCCGCTCCAGGCTGAGCTCTACCTTCCGGAGGTCTGGATCAATGACCTGGAGCGACGGCGCGAAGCGGGCATCCCTGACGAGATTGAGTTTCGCACCAAGCCTCAAATAGCCCTTGAGCAGGTAGACTGGATACTGGCCGCGGGCCTGCCCCCGCAGATCATTCTGGCCGACGCCGGCTACGGCAACAGCGGCCCGTTTCGAGAGGGTCTCCGGGAGCGCAGGCTCGAGTACGTGGTCGCCATCCAGCCCTCCACCTCGGTCTGGCGGCCCGGTCAGGGGCCCGATCCTCTGCCCGAGACGAATCCGAGCTCGGGTCGGCGCCAGACGCGACGCTACCCGGGCACTTTCGAGCCGGTCTCGGTCCGGGCGTTGGCCGATGAGCTCGATGCACACCATTTTAAGATGTATCGGCTCCGGCGCGGGCGTCACCGGATGCGCGAGGTGCGTGCGGCCGCCATTCGGCTGCACACCGCTCCCAAGGCTTATCACGGCTGCGAACCGGGTCCCGAGGAATGGCTCATCGTCATCTGGCCGCCCGGCAAGCCCGAGCCGACCGACTTCTTCCTGTCAAATATGGGTCGGCGAGTGCACCCAAAACGGGTGATCGAGCTGGGATGTTTGAGATGGCGTGTCGAGCGCGACTATCAGGACATGAAGCAGGATGTCGGCATGGAACACTACGAAGGACGCACATGGGTGGGCTGGAACCATCACCTGACCATCTGCATGGCCGCATTCGCTTTCCTGGCAATCCAGCGGAAGCTTTTTCCCCCTGAAACCCCTCGAATCGATCGCGTCGGTGCGCAAGCGAATCATCGAGAACCTGGACCGTAA